AACGGGAATCATGCCGACAAACATGACAGGAGCTAATTCTTGGGCTTGATCTAACAAGCTATTTATCTCTACACTAAACTGCTCGTAACTGGTTTGATTTCGTCCTTGATTATGTCCCAAACGAGGGGTATCATTGACCCCGACAGACATTATTATTAGGTCAGGATATTTATTTCTGATTTCTCCTCGGTAGCTAAATTCTAGGCTTAATCTTTTTTTTACTTGAGAAGTGCGATCGCCTCTTATACCCAAATTATACAATACATGATCTTGAGGACTATTCATCCAGTGACGGCGCAATCTTTCTACCCATCCTCCCCCTTCTTTATCTCCATAACCATATACCAAACTATCTCCAATGGCAATAATGCGCAATGGTTGTGAAGACAGTACCTGATTATTCAGAGTCAAGTTATCAAGTGTTTGCATTTTGTCAATTAGTAATCTATTCAATTAGTAAGCTAGTTTGAGTCTAATTTTGCTGGTTAGCTTAGGGAAGAGAAACCCCCCTTTATCCCCCCTCGAGAGGGGGGAGGGGAAAAGGGAAAAGGTTTTTTAAAATATTCAAACCATGATATTTTTCAATGTCGTCGATAGTTAATTTTTAATTCTTAATTTTTAAGGCTCTTCTAAAGTAGTCATAATAAATTATTAGAAAATAACTGTTATAAACCTTATAATATATGGGACAAATTATAACGAAAATGTATTTTTTATAAATTAAAAGTTTGTATTTGACCTGACACCTGACACCTGCAACCTGACACCTTTTCCTAAGCAATAATTGACACGACGAGAAGTAAGAGAGCCATTCTTAATTTATTTACCGTTGTTTTAATAGTAATAGAGTAAGGTCATCTTCGATTTTTTGCAAACCAATAAACCTTTTTACATCATCAATAATAATATCTCTTATTTGCTCACAACTTAAACTCCAATTTTCACTCACAACCTGACACAAACGCTCAATACCGTATTGATTTTTATTAACATCCCTTGCTTCAGTGATACCATCTGTATAAAGCACTATACCATCTCCTTTATCTAAAGTAATTTTGTGATAATTTATAAACTCTTTTATATCTTCATCAATACCGATAGGTAAACCTAAATCAATAGTATCAATTAACTCTATTTCTCCATGATTTCTCACAATAATTATTTCCTCATGTTGTCCAGCGATACAAACTTCTCCCTGACAATAATTAATAATAGCTAATGATAAATTTTTTTCTGACTTCATTCGACGAACATTAAAAAAAATCGCCCGATTTAATATGTCTAAAAAGTCAATAGGATTTGTATCTCCTAAATGTTTTAAAGTGCATATTGCCGCCTGAGTCATTACCATTAAAATACCACTTTCTAAACCATGACCAGTGACATCTCCTATGCCAATAGTGACACTATTATCATCCGCTAAAATATCGTAATAATCTCCTCCTAATTCGTCAGTAGGTTCACTATAACCCGCAATATCTAAACAATGTATTTTTTCCAATTCCTCTTTTTTTGGTAGAATTAATTGTTGCATTTGATGGAGTAATTTTAGTTTGCCTGTTAGTTGCAAATTTTCAGAGCATAATCGTTGATTTAGTAAGGTAATTTCTTCATTGGCTTGGGCAAGTTCGTGAGTTCTGATTTGTACTATTTGCTCTAAATTTTTCTCTAATTTTTTTCTTTCTGTAATTTCTGTTTGAATAGATAAATATTGTAAGATATTTCCCTTTTCATCAGTTAAAGGAACAATAGTTGTATCTACCCAATAAAAACGATTATTTTTAGTTTTATTTTTTATTTCTCCTCTCCAAACTTTTCCCTGAGAAATCGTTGTCCATAATTGATGATAAAATTCTTGACTATGACAACCTGATTTTAATTTTTTTGTTTTTGTGCCGATTAATTCTTCATAAGAATAACCGGATACTTCTACTAATTTATCATTACTATAAATAATAATTCCTTCTGGGTCTGTTATCGTAACAATAGCGGATTGATCTATAGCATACTTTAGATTAGAAACGTCTTGTAAAGATTTATTGAGGTTATTAAAAATAGACTCTAACATCTCACTCATGTGATTAAAATATTGTGCTAAAGAGTCTAATTCTTGTATTCCTTGAGAGGGAATTTTTTGATTAAATTTGCCTTGGGATATTTTTTGAGACGCATTTTTTAGGTTAATAATTGGTTGAATAATTACTTTGGATGTGATTAAACCGCTTATGGTTGCAATAATAATAGCCAAGATAGATAAACTTAGACTAACACGGGTATTTGCTCGAATAAATCCTGTGAAATCTGATTCGGGAATAACTAAAACAATCAGCCAATCAATACCTTCTT
This is a stretch of genomic DNA from Cyanobacterium aponinum PCC 10605. It encodes these proteins:
- a CDS encoding GDSL-type esterase/lipase family protein, with product MQTLDNLTLNNQVLSSQPLRIIAIGDSLVYGYGDKEGGGWVERLRRHWMNSPQDHVLYNLGIRGDRTSQVKKRLSLEFSYRGEIRNKYPDLIIMSVGVNDTPRLGHNQGRNQTSYEQFSVEINSLLDQAQELAPVMFVGMIPVDEDKMPFLDCFYFNLRDQYHYKEITKQACQLRNIPYLDTFDLWMSRGENWRKSQMSPDGLHPNVKGYETLFQEIQQWQPIFS
- a CDS encoding SpoIIE family protein phosphatase, whose product is MCQILIVLGVVSYLSYRSSQKALQEITNNLQQEIILRIDSNINGYLEEGNHLNQVNNNNIIFNPSLINNLQELGRFFVYQYRWNNTANIIGFARQDGSYVEVSRQPSGDFHLVILEQKEGQSNQLSTYLINAKGDILKTLSIEKNSEFDPRESSWYQETVKNNPSGWQNIYQTKLTNQLVIASSRVIYNSDQEFIGVLTNNIRLGELSLFLNQLKVGKTGAAFILDRKGRLIADSVKFSQGTLEEEERFLFTPATTNNNPYIRNIAEYLKKKNLFSKSLENSLVIDLAINQEKILIDVIPFNNQEGIDWLIVLVIPESDFTGFIRANTRVSLSLSILAIIIATISGLITSKVIIQPIINLKNASQKISQGKFNQKIPSQGIQELDSLAQYFNHMSEMLESIFNNLNKSLQDVSNLKYAIDQSAIVTITDPEGIIIYSNDKLVEVSGYSYEELIGTKTKKLKSGCHSQEFYHQLWTTISQGKVWRGEIKNKTKNNRFYWVDTTIVPLTDEKGNILQYLSIQTEITERKKLEKNLEQIVQIRTHELAQANEEITLLNQRLCSENLQLTGKLKLLHQMQQLILPKKEELEKIHCLDIAGYSEPTDELGGDYYDILADDNSVTIGIGDVTGHGLESGILMVMTQAAICTLKHLGDTNPIDFLDILNRAIFFNVRRMKSEKNLSLAIINYCQGEVCIAGQHEEIIIVRNHGEIELIDTIDLGLPIGIDEDIKEFINYHKITLDKGDGIVLYTDGITEARDVNKNQYGIERLCQVVSENWSLSCEQIRDIIIDDVKRFIGLQKIEDDLTLLLLKQR